The Lactuca sativa cultivar Salinas chromosome 2, Lsat_Salinas_v11, whole genome shotgun sequence genome includes the window aaattttttgaaaaaaatgagcACTTCAGTCTTAATAgttaaatatttttctctttttccgtataaattcaaactttccaaaattttaaatattcGTATGTTTTTAGTACATGTGATTATTAGTTTATAGATAGATAAATTATTAAATATGATCCAGAAAGGTATATAATTCATAATTGAAATAATGTTATAATTATTTTAGTAGATGATGGATATTCAAACATCGTTGGTGGCTTTTAACTGCTtacatttttttttagttttagacTTTTATCAAAGAAGCAGTCGGATGAGAAAACCAATCTGAACTAAAACTAGGCTTTTGGTCTTAGAAAgacaaaataaaaagaataaaaattatTAGATTTATatacaaattaaaataaaaagaattgGGCTATAAACAGTCTGATCCTAAAAGACCCGTATTTTTTGTTCATAAAGCCAAATTCTCCGGAAGTAGATAGAAACTAGTCTTTGTGATAAGAGTTGGTACTCATCATAATTTTTTCCATCTTTGTGCATAAGTTGATTTGATACATGTGAAGATGCATATAtctaatgttttaaaagattaaatattaaaaaaaaaaacaaccaagAAGAAGATTTTGGGCTCTCAACATAGATCAAAGACCTTATTTCTAGAATGGGGAGGCTTACATACGTCAAGAATCATAATCATGATCACATTGGGGGCAACTCACAATAATACGAACATATACACATATTACCACTACATTTTCCAACACCAAATGGCTCTTTTTTACTACACTTATCTTCGCATCCTCTCACCTCACATTTCCTCATGCTAATCGTCTTTTTGCACACGTGCTCCGGGATTCTGATACCATGAGCAACACCAAAGACCATAGTTGTGGTTGCACAAGCTATTCATctcaaaataaatatatattcttttaaATAAAATGAAGAAATAAAGAAGTGACTTATGTTGGAATTACTATAACTGAATGAGAAAATAGAAATCATACCTGAAAAGAGTAGGAGTATAAGCAAAAGTGTTGGGAATTTGCTTGATTTTGATGTCTTCATTTTGAGGTTTGATGGTTAGGCTTAAGGAAggtatgttatgtatgcattaGTTTATAAAGGGTTGTTTTGTTTCTTCTTTATACAGTTTGTAAGCCTCTACTTTATTCTATGCCTCTTTATTGTGTGTTTTTTAAATGATTATTGTGAATTTAAGAATTAAAAcccaataaatattttattaaagtaAATGATAGTTGGAAAACTTTATATTTAATCtcaataataaatttattttagCAACTTCTATCAAGTTATAACAATGTGTAACGTGGTAGATTTTATAGAATATAATGTTCTAATAAGAAAACTAAATAAAAGTAGCGTGTTATAATAATTAATaaggtagatttttcaaaatataatattgtaatagaataaataaaaataagatgTTATAGtacacataaataaataaaaaacataattagTTTTTTCAAACATTTAGGATTGCAATAATTACATGTTCTTTTCTTTGTGCTTACTCACTTCCCCTTTAGTTTCAATGTGATTTGTAAGCTTCATCAAACAAATGGCAGATGCTTGTTATGTCTCATGACACGTGGATATAAAATCTTCAAATGCTTTTTTGCTTTAAGACCTCTTTAAGACGAAATAGATCTTAAATATTTCCATTTCTAGTGAATGGAAAACATATTGAACTTTGAACAAGTCATTTGTAATGTATATGAACAAAAATTGAAACGATAGTTTTTTTTccacacattttattactttGTTCAACTATAATAGAACTGTAAAAGATAATGTTTGAATTTACTTTTTATTATTCAAGTGTAAGAATCAAGTAATATAGTTTGAACTTTGAAGTGTTTTAAGCATATTATGATTATGTAAAGAGTTCATAACCAACAtgactgatttttttttttatatattaccaTAATAATATTTTCATAACTATAATAACGTTTTTACATCTTATTTATCATTAACATATAGAAGATCATTATTGATAGTTCTAGGGACATACGATTTTTTGTTTCAATTGGttattctttttcaaaatctGCACAAAAAAGTCATATCCAGATGTATTTTGAAATTGCAAttgaaattaaaatttgaaatgtaagatgaagatgatgaggtTAATATGcttattaatacatattattcaAAAGATAAAGGAAGTTGGTCAATTACAAGTGTACTTAAAGtttgaaaatataattttggtAAAGAATACTTCAACTTGTAcgttaaaacttaaaaagaatGATGAAAAATTGCTTATTGGAACAAGTTAAATGCAAATATTGATTAGAAATGGGTAAAACCAATGTAGGATGTTGTTCTTAAAATATGTAAAGTAAGAATATTTGAATGTACGATAGAATGCAAGTGAATTTGGAAATAGTCAATAAGTACGAAAAAATGTAAATAGAAGTAAATACTTAAAGCTTGAGGAAAAAGACTTGAAAttggtaaaatgatcattttagacatgaaaataaAAGTGGAAAATGATTAAAACCTAATTAGTATGATTCCTTATCTTACAATGATACAAGAAGGAAAGAAATAACAAAGTTGGGTTCaagaaaaaaaatgtattttgtttaatcCTAAAAATAACCGGACAATGATAAAACTAAAAACTTatatatttagcacataaaagtgcAAGTGAATATACTATAGACTTAGAATGATATTTATAAAGGCTTGGGAATACATTAGAAGCAAAGTAGATGAAAAGTAATGAGTTTTAcaatattttatgtttttgaaatttttaacGGATCAAATTATCAAATGTtgcataaataataaaattaagcGATATTTTGAAATCTAATTATTGGTATTAATGAGAAAAGTATCAATAAAATCTCGAAACAAAAATTGATTTAAAAGAACCTATGaacatttatacatgtttaaaacACTATTGGTGCATGTATAGACTATGAGGGTGTTTGActaagttttttagttttttaacttatagtagtgtcaaaacaaagtttttaaaaaaatatttggattaacttaaagaaaaaaggaaaaaaaagacTTTTAGAGGTGTTGGACAACTATATGCTATAAGGAGTTTTGATAAGTTAGAGGTTAGTAACTTTAGAAAAATGACTTATCTTCGGTTTCACACTGTTATgaattgtttttaaaaaataatctATCCAAACATTCATTTTAACTTATACCGGTGTAGATTCAGTAATAAGTTAACAACTCATTTTTTAAGTTTATGGCTAAACACCTTCTATAACATAACATGGAGTTAAACACAGTTAAGAAAGAAAATGACTAATTGGCCAAAAATAAGATAAGAAGACTAAAATGCCAAAAGTGATTACtaagtttatatgtatgtttaatgttggAATGGATTTGAAATACTATAATAATGACTATATTAACATAGACATTAACATATAGATCATATAACTATGAGATTTGAagcattttattaaaataaaaaaataagatcgTATAGTAAAAGAATGAAATAATACCAAGATGGTTTTAAAGTGAGACACATGTGGTTATTGAAACAACTTTGGAATGATGCTAGAATTACTAAAACAACATAGTTATTGCATGATCATGAGAATCCAAACTGATAAAAAGGAAAACTTCAAAGAAAATCCAAACGTATTTTTATAAATACTTAAAGAAATCACTATTTTATTTTTTAGTGCACTAAAATTATATTTTCTGAAATTCTTATTTAAAGTTTTTTAACCTTAAAAAAACCTAATCTATTTTCATGAAAGAATTAAAAAACCaccatattattttttttaatacttttaaaccttcatatttttttgaaattttttaatctaatgaatTGTAACAATCAAAACATCGAGAATCAATTGTCTAGCATTTTCGGCTATCTAGGTACAATTTACCGAGCTCAATTCcgtattaaaaaatataaaatttttaacatacaaataaataatatagtagttttttaaaactttgatgaaaatatGTTAAGTTTTTATAAGAATTTCCCCCatttaaaaataaacttgtttatgaaataaATGGAACCTTTGATGTCAAACGACCTATGCAAATAAGACAATACTACATTAAAACAATTTTGGATTGGATGATCAATAAGTACGAAGATGGTGTTGAACTTGAacaaattatagtcaaatatgtCAATTCAAAAGATCAACTAACGAATGGTTGTATTTCGATGTAATAATCATTAAAATCTTATCAACTCTAAAAAAATCTACAAGAGCTGTATTTTTCTCTATTTTGTTAAATGTTTTAGAAAATTTCAACATGAATATTGAATAGTCATGAATATTGAATAGTCAGATTATAATGTTGGAGAAAACATCCAACATCCACAACTTTCAATGATTTCAAAGCAATAATCAAATCACAAAGTTGAAAACACAAATCCATACGAACACTAACATCTGTTTCATGAAAATAGTTTCAAAAGTTTCAACCAAATCCTTGATAAATCAACAAAAACACAAAACGAGtctaaattaaacataaaacatatcaatGTCATAAAACAAAACTGACACAAAGATTTGAAACAAGCTCTCGACTTAATATCCACCCTTGAGATCATTGACAACATCATATGGAATCGGAGTTACAGTCTCTAGAGTCGTCCCTTCAACCATAAACCCTGGTTTCGGTCCAAGTGGTTGCCTTTTGGTACTGATCACAACCCCCTTCGCCTTCGCCTCCGCCTTCAGCTGATCGTTCTTCTTAATCCTCTGTTTCAGTTCCTCATTGCACCTCGAAGGCATCACATGTTCAATTCGAACATGAATCCTCTTCTTGATGATTCTGTTACCAACCTGTTTGATCGATACGTATTAAACACACAAATCGAACAAAAGGGGGATAATCAGAAACCCTAAAAGTACATCCAATGATCTCTCGAACCCAAATGCGAGATAGATCTTAAATAGCAACTAAAGTATCAAATTCTTGAGATACGCATAAAGAGAGAGGTGGGAAGGAAGGGAGATTTGACCTGTTTGTTCATTTCGACGCCGATGGCGCGCTTGGTGACGTTCCAGACTTGACCGGTGCGGCCATGGTAGAACTTGTGGGGCATACCTTTGTGAATGGCGCCGTTCACCTTGACATCGACGTAATCTCCGACGTGATAAGTTCTGAGGTAAGTGGAAAGATGAATGGTACCCTTCTTCCTGAATCCTCTTGCGAACAAATCCCTTGTTCTTGAACGTAATCCATGTCCCGCAGGCATCTTTCCCTCTCTCGATCGATACCAAAATTGCAGACGAAATCGAGTGGGTGTTTAGAAGAGGCTGTAAAGCTGTGGCGCGATATATGAGATGTTTGGTAGGTATCTAGGGTTTTTGATTTGGGCTTAATGGGCTTTTTGAATGTAGACTAGCCTAGGATATAGGGTTTTTGATTTGGGCTTAATGGGCTTTCATTTACTGGGCTTTTTGAATGTAGACTAGCCTAGGATATAATGTGCCTCACCTTCAAACATGGTTAAAGGAAATGctatacaaaaataaaataaaatctctggttaggatttttttttttaatactgatcgagttttataaataaatatcatTCTAATTTGAATTATATAATTAAAGTATTGTAGATttgttttatataaaatttaataattgAAACTTTAGTTTATTTAAAAAGAATCATTGTAATTAGGTATAAAAAGTTTTTGAGTAACACAAAACTTGGAATCTAtaaaataagagtaaattacacgaatggacTTTATGGTTTGGAGTAATTTGCGTGCttgatactttttttttttaaatcggatggttattattgttgtttttgttacatgtttggtctctatcttatctaaaaataatattatttaaatagagaaaaatagAGAGTtaagtaaggtaaggtgaggagTGAGATTGaggtgtttttttttaaataaattaaaaaaaaaaagcaaggGCAAAATACTATTTTTAAGTAAGACAGTGACCaatcgcataacaaaaacaaacaatatagacctttcgagttaaaaaaataagttagaaacTAAAGTTATCCTAAACCATAAGGACTATTcatataatttactctaaaaataataactataaattgaaatttttgttgtTTAATCATTCAAATTCTTCTTAATATTTATCCGCTAAAACTTTGATTATTAAAAAAACTACTTCATGAAAATAAAGGagcttttcaattatatttataacttttaatttgtgttttaaaattatatttgatTTATCCACATAGGATGGTAAGTACTAATGATTTAAGTagatataattatgtttatttgATTAGACATAAATCATatacatttgaaaagttcaaggaggaTCACAACGAAGTAAATATTCAATTGGGAATGAAGATAAATGTTTTTTAATCCGATAAGGAGGGGAATACATTAGTATTGAGTTCTACAGACAGCTTAGAAATTGTGAAATAGTTTCACAGTTAGCTTCCCTAAATATGCCGCAATTGAAAGGTGTTTCTGAAAGGAGAAATTAAACCCTGTTGGATATGATTCTATCTATGATGAGTCATGttactgtaacgtcccaaaaattaacactaaaaattttgatttttaaattaataaaaccaaaTCCAAAACAATATCATGAAAACCATAGTTATGAATTAGCAAATGGATCATAGATTTGAAATGACATAAACAATATAATCACAAACTGAAGCTCATATCATTGCTTGGAATCAATAGTTTGAATCAATGAATCCTAGAAATGAGAATAACCAAATTACCACCAATGGAACTAGAATTTGATTCAAACATCATGAAATAGCATCATTAGCCAAAAGATTGACAATTGGATCACTGATTGAAGGAAGATGTACTATCTAACTTCTAACCATAAACTCAAGCTCATATCATTGCTTGAAGCTTCAAATTCAGATTTGAAAATCTAGGGTTTTAGACACCCATCAAGTCACGTTCAAACTCATAAATCCTATAACTATTTGTTAGTCAAATTTTGTAGATGGGTCAATGAGTTAAACTACATCAACAATTTCACAATAATCACCCAATTTAAGCATAAACtcggatttcaccattgttacttaagaaaaatcatcaaaataacTCCAATCTTACAATTCTCACAACCATTTGTTGGTTGGAGCTTGGAGATGGATTAAGGAAATGAACTACATCAATAATCTTATATAAACAACATATATGGAGTATAAATTTTGGATTTGCAATACCACATAAACTCTAAGACGAATTTGGGGGAAAAGGAAATGATTCTACCGTTAAAAGAAAGATCATGAAATAGATTGATCAATGTTTCATCCAAGAGTTCCAAGCACCAGAATACCATGAATATTATAGAGAAAATCAATccaaaattgtcacacccccgaaccagacgacggaaacgtcagagggctcgcgtgactttaatcgaatatcatcacaatgaatatacatgaatcataacataaacgttactatgcatcaatatattacaactagaattgttcacatcaaataCATTGTTTTAATATTACACATTTATAACCTAAATAGTTTGAGtgcttttaacaacataacatctaacattacttcatattactcttccgcttacctgttacctgagaatataagttattttggaaaaacgtcaatatatgaaatgttggtgagttcataagcaatgttgtgttaaaatgatttgtgtactttgtaaaacccataaaatccgatattttttgaaaagacttttgtttatcaaagtgtgaagatccataagttgatgcatgaatgattttaaaaacatatatatatatatatatatatatatatatatatatatatatatatatatatatatatatatatatatgaaggatattttgtattatagttataaagtttcgagcgagtagtattgaattccccggaaaacctgatgtttttcgatgttgaaatgtattcgtgattatTGATT containing:
- the LOC111884686 gene encoding 60S ribosomal protein L21-1, with the translated sequence MPAGHGLRSRTRDLFARGFRKKGTIHLSTYLRTYHVGDYVDVKVNGAIHKGMPHKFYHGRTGQVWNVTKRAIGVEMNKQVGNRIIKKRIHVRIEHVMPSRCNEELKQRIKKNDQLKAEAKAKGVVISTKRQPLGPKPGFMVEGTTLETVTPIPYDVVNDLKGGY